The uncultured Fibrobacter sp. region CCTATATCATGCTCCTCACCTTGATCTACACATACTATATCTGGATGTTCGTGAGCCCGTGGTGCGTACTTTTCCTGGATTTCCCATGGCAATGGTGCGTATTCAGCATCTTGCCCAAGCTGGTCGTGGATTTCGTCTTCTTGAGCATTGCCTCGTGGAAGTTGCATTCCAAGCGGCGCATGTTCGCCTTCTTGCCGGTGGAACTCATTCAAATCCCGATGATTGTCTTCTGCGTTCCTGCAGGCATCACCGGCATGTTCCGCTGGAAATAAAACGCCCTACGCCTATTTTCTGTTTCCCTTTACAGTCCCAAGCGAGATGATACTGAAATAACCTGCCGTGCCATCCTTGGACTGCAACTTGAATCTGATCTTGACTAATTGCTTGGCTGCTTCTTCGCCCGTAATATGGGTTCCCCTACCCCATCCTGCACGCTGAAAATCACGCCATAAGAAACATCTGTTCGCTCCGGCATAGCTCTTGGGAATATTCACCATTGGCACATCGTATTCCATCGTCTTATTGACCGAGTCTCCAAGATCCAGTAATAGCTTAAATGCTATGTCCGCTGTATACTGTATACAGATACCTTCCCAGTTCGAAACATCAACTGCAATATCCATTCCATTAGAGTCTTGCCCCACCATGATAAAACCAATCTCTACAAACGGGTCATAGGAAAGCCTACCCCCGTCCAATCGGAACTCGCCACACAGACCATTGCAATAATCAATTATTGGATCCAAGGACGCAGCATCATATTCCGTCCCGGGACGTTCCGGCCAAATAATTCTAGACTCCCCACCGTCACTGGAATCGGAATTCGTAAACCATAAACCGACATCTCTATTCTTCCACTTTTTCCCTGCATAAACATCCGTATCCACGGTATAGAAAAAGCCATACCACAAATCGGTATATGTGGGGTTATCAGCAATAGAAGGAATGTCAGTGCAGCAATTCTTATAGGAAGTTGAAGATGACCTGGCGCTCCTACTCGAACTGCTGGAAGATGACCAGGCACTCCCACTCAAATTGCTAGAAGATGACACGGGCTCTATATTAACTACCGAATATTCAGAAGACTCTGGACTCTTGTCGGCAGAAGACGAACTGCGCACCGTATTCTTTTTTTTCGAACTGGAAGAAGGTTCATCCAATTCATCCGGATCGTCAATAGAATCTTCATCGAGATCAATGTCCTCATCCAATTCTTCCGGGTCGGCGTCTTCATCTAATTCTTCCGGATCGAAGTCATCGTCCAATTCTTCCGAATCGGAAACATTCGAGTCTTCTTCAACATCCTCCCCATGCAAAACAGCCCCAAAAGGCCGTTCAGCCGAAACTCCATCAACGTTCTTGTCCCCCGAACAGGCCCAAAACGCAAGCAAGCCGCACAAAATAAGGAGTTTCTTTTTCATATAGACTCCCCCAAGAATCAGTTATTCTTGACGCAGCGAACGGAACCGCCTTCGTTCTTGTAGCCGGCATCGAAATACAGCATGTCTTCAGTCAGCGTCCAGTGGTAGGCATCGTAGGTGTTGCCAATTCCTTCTTCGGCGCTCCAGAATCTCGCCGCCGTGCCCAGTCCCTCGTAATTGCTGATCATGTCGCGGCTACCGCTCGGGATGGCGGCAAAGCCCGACGTGTTTTCGCCATTGGGGGTGGCATCTCCGTCTTCGGTTTCCCAGCCGGAAGCGGCCTTGAGCGCCTTGCCCACATTTTTCCATGTGCAGACATCGGCATCGTTACAAGTATCCTGGACAGCCTCGACCGCCTTGGCTAACGCCTGCCATTCCGCGTTCGTCGGCACATGCCAACCTGCGGGGCAAATGCCCTGGTGATTTTTCTTGAGCTTGGAAGAATAACGTTCGGACTTGAACCTGTCGGGAATGTTCATCGCGCCAAGCCAAGTGTACAGGCGACCGTTTGTCTTGCATAGGGTAAACCGGTCGTCGTAACAGAACGACTGCGGCGTGGAGTAGTTCAGGTTCTCCGCCATCCACACCTGGTCACCTATCCGGACCGTCTTGTAGACTTTCCCGTCGCGGGTATCTTTCAATTCTTCGGGTGCTGGTTCCGGAGCTGCGGTTTTCGGAGCGGCAAGCGCAACGCCTGTCGTGAGGCAAAGCAAGAAAAGTGCCAAGTACTTCATGTCGATAAAGATAAGTTTATTTCTTTCGCCCAGGCAAGCGCATCCGAAATATTTTTGATTTCGCCATCCAGTTGCAGCTCGAAGCTCCGCTTGATAATAACCCCCATCTCCTTTCCAGGTTTTACCCCCATGTCCATGAGCATTTTTCCGGTCAAGTAGGGTTGCGGAGCAGCATCGTACACGCCGATTTCGCGGGCGGCAGCGGTCAATGCGTCGGCAAAACCGCTTTTTTTGAGCATAATTTCAGGAGTCGCCTGCACAAGCAGGCAAAGCAGCTTGAGCCCGCTCAGGCGTACAGAGAGGCGCCGGAGTTCCGGTGCAGGGGGCACATTTTCAAAGTCGAGCCCGCCATAGCAAGCAAGGATTTCGGGAACCTTTTTCAGCAAGTGCGTTTCGTTCGTGATACGCAAAAGGAACTTTTCGGCAACCGATTTCATGCCCTCTGGAGCGACACAGGCAAGCGCATTCCCCGAAAGCAATGCAGCAAAAGCCAATTCCGCACACTCGTCCCCATCCAATGCGGAGGGATTCTCCTGCAGAACCGACTCACGGATAGCGGCCATGTTATCCAGCAGACTCCCGAGCACGTCCCAGGATCCTGCAAAAGGGACAATTTCAGGGAAATAACCGTCCAGGCCAATATCCAGGAAAGCTTTCAGGCCCATCGAGGGCTTACCCGGCTTCAACAGCCATTTCTTGAACTCCTCGAAAAGGCGCTCCACCGAAAGGTCGGCCAGCGAAAGCGTCCTGCACAAATCGACCGTCTCGGGCGCAAGCGTACACTCGAAACGGCTCGCGAACTGCACCCCGCGCAATATGCGCAAGGAATCCTCGACAAAGGCAGGGCCCACATGACGAAGCACATGCGCCTTCAAGTCTTCAATACCGCCATAAGGGTCGCAAAGAGTCAAATCGGGCAGTTCCATGCCCATCGCATTGATAGTAAAATCGCGCCGGAGCGCCGCCTCTTTAAAAGAAAGTTTCTCGTCGGTATGCACCACGAAACCGCGATGGCCGTAACCCACCTTGCTTTCGGTCCGCGGGAACGAAAAATCGAGCGACTCGCCCTTCATCGCGAGGTGAA contains the following coding sequences:
- a CDS encoding CCA tRNA nucleotidyltransferase, with the protein product MATITTLSGETYTPELPGRLSHIVRDIREAGGRAFLVGGWVRDALLGRDCRDYDIEVYDIGQEELVPILKKYGRTNLVGKAFGVIHLAMKGESLDFSFPRTESKVGYGHRGFVVHTDEKLSFKEAALRRDFTINAMGMELPDLTLCDPYGGIEDLKAHVLRHVGPAFVEDSLRILRGVQFASRFECTLAPETVDLCRTLSLADLSVERLFEEFKKWLLKPGKPSMGLKAFLDIGLDGYFPEIVPFAGSWDVLGSLLDNMAAIRESVLQENPSALDGDECAELAFAALLSGNALACVAPEGMKSVAEKFLLRITNETHLLKKVPEILACYGGLDFENVPPAPELRRLSVRLSGLKLLCLLVQATPEIMLKKSGFADALTAAAREIGVYDAAPQPYLTGKMLMDMGVKPGKEMGVIIKRSFELQLDGEIKNISDALAWAKEINLSLST
- a CDS encoding fibrobacter succinogenes major paralogous domain-containing protein, which encodes MKYLALFLLCLTTGVALAAPKTAAPEPAPEELKDTRDGKVYKTVRIGDQVWMAENLNYSTPQSFCYDDRFTLCKTNGRLYTWLGAMNIPDRFKSERYSSKLKKNHQGICPAGWHVPTNAEWQALAKAVEAVQDTCNDADVCTWKNVGKALKAASGWETEDGDATPNGENTSGFAAIPSGSRDMISNYEGLGTAARFWSAEEGIGNTYDAYHWTLTEDMLYFDAGYKNEGGSVRCVKNN